A genomic region of Exiguobacterium oxidotolerans JCM 12280 contains the following coding sequences:
- a CDS encoding imm11 family protein, whose product MNKVQVWSEQPMGKGWRAQCHHQIDRHRFTTGEWFLNASLLAFSIEQDADMLPDVLPNVLNIPLVSERMKQALEQFTPFSVQCLRVQLQTRSGWSNYYLINILAVRRVEHLHKTNIFRPIGKKYVYFMTERLVQDSLGVHHLLRDELTDRIFVSSQLARYLERLTVTGIQFDEINRMEELI is encoded by the coding sequence GTGAACAAAGTTCAAGTTTGGAGCGAACAGCCGATGGGAAAAGGATGGAGGGCACAATGCCATCATCAAATCGATCGTCATCGCTTCACGACAGGAGAGTGGTTCCTTAACGCAAGCTTACTTGCCTTTTCGATTGAACAGGATGCGGATATGTTACCGGACGTGCTTCCGAACGTGTTGAACATCCCGCTGGTCTCTGAACGGATGAAACAGGCGCTTGAACAGTTTACACCGTTTTCTGTTCAATGTCTTCGGGTTCAACTTCAAACGAGATCGGGATGGAGCAACTACTATCTCATCAATATATTAGCTGTCAGACGGGTGGAACATCTACATAAGACGAACATTTTCCGACCGATCGGAAAAAAGTATGTCTACTTCATGACAGAGCGACTCGTTCAAGATTCGCTCGGTGTCCATCATCTATTGCGAGACGAACTGACAGATCGAATTTTCGTCTCCAGTCAGCTAGCACGGTATTTAGAACGACTGACCGTGACCGGGATACAATTTGACGAGATAAATCGAATGGAGGAATTAATATGA
- a CDS encoding alpha/beta fold hydrolase has translation MRHVTINHTHWIASDGYTTNMRILEAQAPKGVVIVFHGMMEHGARYDEFAEFLYAHHFHTFIPDLRCFGERAQQQDALGHLEPNQGFEQLIQDAEELVQDIKQQYPELPVFAFGHSFGSLISRRLGQTLGHELAGVIASGPPTDAGVSGAVSKQLVKRLIANTSAKQPAEGMARAVFGRYNLRFFPALSSNAWLSSDPQSVLRYDEDPLSGQTVTLGFFHELLTATKSVNALANLYQHPRHLPLLLVAGEDDPVAFDGKGIHALFDAYNRVRVEDTQLTVYRGLRHELFHEFERIRVFADIAGWLNNHINAPYPASIRKQGS, from the coding sequence ATGAGACATGTGACAATTAATCATACGCACTGGATTGCTTCTGATGGCTATACAACAAATATGCGGATCCTAGAAGCACAAGCACCAAAGGGAGTCGTCATCGTTTTCCATGGCATGATGGAACATGGGGCACGCTATGACGAATTCGCAGAATTTCTCTATGCTCACCATTTCCATACTTTCATTCCCGACCTTCGCTGTTTTGGTGAACGTGCGCAGCAGCAAGATGCCCTCGGCCACTTAGAGCCGAACCAAGGGTTTGAACAACTCATTCAGGATGCAGAGGAGCTCGTACAAGATATTAAGCAACAGTATCCTGAATTACCGGTTTTCGCATTCGGGCATAGTTTTGGTTCCCTCATCTCACGACGCCTTGGCCAAACGCTTGGGCATGAGCTAGCAGGCGTCATCGCCAGTGGTCCACCTACCGATGCTGGAGTTTCAGGAGCAGTCAGTAAACAACTCGTCAAACGGTTGATTGCTAATACTTCCGCCAAACAACCTGCTGAAGGGATGGCACGTGCTGTATTCGGTCGATACAACTTACGTTTTTTCCCCGCCCTTTCGTCGAATGCCTGGTTATCTTCAGATCCACAATCCGTCTTACGGTATGATGAAGATCCACTTTCAGGGCAGACCGTAACACTCGGATTTTTCCATGAGCTCTTGACGGCAACCAAATCCGTCAATGCGCTAGCAAATCTTTATCAGCACCCACGGCATCTCCCCCTTCTACTCGTCGCCGGAGAAGATGATCCGGTCGCCTTTGATGGAAAAGGAATTCACGCATTGTTTGACGCCTACAATCGCGTTCGCGTCGAAGATACTCAACTGACCGTCTATCGCGGTTTACGTCATGAACTCTTCCATGAGTTCGAACGCATTCGTGTGTTCGCAGACATTGCCGGTTGGTTGAATAATCATATCAACGCTCCATATCCTGCTTCCATTCGAAAACAGGGCTCTTAA
- a CDS encoding carbohydrate ABC transporter permease — MASGNKKKLKRGLDFWMFVGPVFLVFAVIVLVPFFNGVMYSFTDWNGITGELNWIGFDNYVRLFTSDEQFQQSFWLTTRYTIVAVVLTNLVGFILAFLLTQNIRTRNFLRTIFFMPNLIGGLILGFIWQFIYVKGFSSIGELTGWSLFELPWLGDARTGFWGIVIVSIWQGGGYIMVIYIAALQNVPQELVEAAKIDGANRLSTLRNITIPLIMPSVTICLFLTISWSFKLFDTNLSLTNGGPFKSTEMLALNIYKESFTNNNLGLGSAKAVIFFVIVAAITVTQVYLTKKREVEA, encoded by the coding sequence ATGGCATCAGGCAATAAGAAAAAACTAAAACGCGGACTGGATTTCTGGATGTTCGTAGGACCGGTTTTTTTGGTTTTCGCGGTCATTGTTCTTGTTCCATTTTTTAATGGCGTTATGTATTCATTCACGGATTGGAACGGGATTACAGGTGAACTGAATTGGATTGGTTTTGACAATTATGTTCGATTGTTTACGAGTGATGAACAGTTCCAACAATCATTTTGGTTAACGACGCGCTATACAATTGTTGCTGTTGTCTTGACCAATCTAGTTGGATTCATCCTGGCATTTTTATTAACACAAAACATTCGAACTCGTAATTTTTTACGAACGATTTTCTTCATGCCGAACTTGATTGGTGGATTGATTCTTGGGTTCATCTGGCAGTTTATTTATGTAAAAGGTTTTTCTTCGATTGGCGAGTTAACGGGTTGGAGTCTTTTTGAATTACCATGGCTCGGAGATGCCCGAACAGGTTTTTGGGGAATCGTCATCGTCTCGATTTGGCAAGGTGGCGGGTACATCATGGTCATCTATATTGCTGCGTTACAAAATGTACCGCAAGAATTGGTTGAAGCGGCAAAAATTGATGGAGCGAATCGCTTATCGACACTGCGTAATATTACGATTCCATTGATCATGCCGTCGGTGACGATTTGCTTATTCTTAACGATTTCCTGGTCATTCAAACTGTTCGATACGAACTTATCGTTAACAAATGGTGGACCTTTTAAATCGACAGAAATGTTGGCGCTCAATATTTACAAAGAGTCCTTTACGAATAACAACTTAGGACTCGGTTCGGCGAAGGCTGTCATCTTCTTTGTAATTGTTGCGGCAATCACAGTCACACAGGTCTACTTGACGAAGAAACGGGAGGTGGAAGCATGA
- a CDS encoding MBL fold metallo-hydrolase: MIQMKMPGVTVYQSTLMKTTSTLIETPDCLIVVDPGWLPDEIATIRRDVEIIRHERPLYIVYTHAHFDHILGAYAFKDAIAIASRRFIETDTQVALEEVQNFNDEYYIDSPVLFPEITHIIEESETTLTIGSTKLIFFLTPGHEETHLSFVVMPMNLLICGDYASDVEIPLIEHDSTEYLTTLELLESFIYEYEVKLLVPGHGHICDVRTDMIERLHHSYDYILGLRAGKESEWSASWQRTPFMHRLHEKNKRQVNKEHEARLARRQFD, from the coding sequence ATGATCCAGATGAAGATGCCGGGCGTGACCGTCTATCAAAGTACATTGATGAAAACAACTTCAACTTTGATTGAAACGCCGGATTGCTTGATTGTCGTCGACCCCGGCTGGTTGCCGGATGAAATTGCGACGATTCGCCGAGATGTTGAAATCATCCGCCATGAACGTCCGCTCTATATCGTTTACACCCATGCTCACTTTGATCATATTTTAGGAGCTTATGCCTTTAAAGACGCGATTGCGATTGCGTCCCGTCGGTTCATCGAAACTGATACACAAGTCGCTTTAGAAGAAGTTCAAAATTTTAATGATGAATACTATATCGATTCTCCTGTCCTCTTTCCGGAGATTACGCATATCATTGAAGAATCGGAAACAACACTCACCATCGGCTCGACTAAACTTATTTTCTTTTTGACGCCGGGTCATGAAGAAACACACCTATCCTTCGTCGTCATGCCAATGAATTTACTCATTTGTGGGGATTATGCGTCAGATGTTGAAATCCCCTTGATTGAACATGACTCGACGGAATATTTAACGACGCTCGAACTACTTGAATCGTTCATTTATGAATACGAGGTGAAATTGCTCGTACCAGGTCATGGACATATCTGTGATGTGCGGACGGATATGATTGAACGTCTACATCATAGTTATGATTATATTCTCGGCCTCCGTGCCGGAAAAGAGTCGGAATGGTCTGCATCTTGGCAACGAACTCCCTTCATGCATCGCCTCCATGAAAAAAATAAACGACAGGTCAATAAAGAGCATGAAGCCCGTCTCGCACGACGGCAGTTCGATTAA
- a CDS encoding formate--tetrahydrofolate ligase yields MEKTIRSDLEIAQQTILKPISEIADQIGLTEADYDSYGKYKAKLSDGLATRLATKTDGKLILVTAINPTAAGEGKSTVTVGLGQALHRQNHKTMICLREPSLGPTMGLKGGACGGGYSQVLPMEEINLHFTGDMHAITSAHNTISALLDNHMHQGNELHIDPRRITWKRVLDLNDRALRNITIGLGGPAHSIPRQDGFDITVASEIMAVLCLADSLKDLEERISRIVVAYSYDQQPITVKDIEASGAATLLLKEAFRPNLVQTVEGTPALIHGGPFANIAHGCNSLIATRTALKLSDYVVTEAGFGADLGAEKFFNIKSRIGNLHPNAVVIVATIRALKMHGGVAKDQLVEENLAALTEGLALLEKHVETMDLFGVPAVVALNRFFTDTETERQTVLTWCRERNIRVAESEVFSQGGAGGEALVSQVMEALEEESQFKPLYPAELPLKQKIERIATRVYGAADVHFEEKALRELERCAERGLNDLPICMAKTPFSLTDDPSKYGRVEGFTITVREIKPAIGAGFIIALTGNVLTMPGLPKKPAANQMGISEDGTIFGLS; encoded by the coding sequence ATGGAAAAAACCATTCGTTCTGACTTAGAAATTGCACAACAAACGATTTTAAAACCAATCTCTGAGATTGCTGATCAAATCGGACTTACGGAGGCTGATTACGACAGCTACGGAAAGTACAAAGCAAAGTTAAGTGATGGATTAGCAACTCGCCTCGCAACTAAAACGGATGGAAAGCTCATTTTAGTCACAGCCATCAACCCGACGGCTGCCGGTGAGGGAAAATCAACTGTGACCGTCGGTTTAGGCCAAGCACTCCATCGTCAAAATCATAAAACGATGATTTGTTTACGCGAACCCTCCCTTGGACCAACTATGGGATTAAAGGGTGGCGCTTGTGGCGGTGGGTATAGTCAAGTGTTACCGATGGAAGAAATCAATCTTCATTTCACTGGAGACATGCATGCGATTACTTCGGCTCATAATACGATTAGTGCTTTACTCGATAACCACATGCATCAAGGAAACGAGCTTCACATCGATCCACGTCGCATCACCTGGAAACGCGTTCTCGACTTGAATGACCGGGCGCTCCGAAACATTACGATTGGTCTAGGGGGACCCGCACACAGCATTCCACGACAAGACGGTTTCGATATTACAGTCGCTTCCGAAATCATGGCCGTCTTATGCTTAGCCGACTCCTTAAAAGATTTAGAGGAACGAATCAGTCGGATCGTCGTTGCTTATTCCTACGATCAACAGCCAATCACAGTTAAAGACATCGAGGCATCAGGCGCTGCAACATTATTGCTAAAAGAAGCGTTTCGTCCGAACCTTGTCCAGACCGTCGAAGGAACACCCGCTTTAATTCACGGTGGACCGTTTGCAAATATCGCCCACGGCTGTAACTCACTCATCGCAACACGGACTGCACTTAAGTTAAGTGATTATGTCGTGACAGAGGCTGGCTTCGGCGCTGACCTAGGGGCTGAAAAATTCTTCAATATCAAATCAAGAATTGGTAATCTCCATCCAAATGCTGTTGTCATCGTCGCAACAATTCGAGCGCTTAAGATGCATGGCGGCGTCGCAAAAGATCAACTCGTCGAGGAAAACCTAGCCGCCTTAACAGAAGGACTGGCGCTGCTCGAAAAACATGTCGAGACGATGGATTTATTCGGTGTCCCCGCTGTTGTCGCACTCAATCGATTTTTCACTGATACAGAAACAGAACGCCAAACCGTCTTAACATGGTGTCGCGAACGAAACATTCGCGTCGCAGAGAGCGAAGTCTTCAGCCAAGGTGGCGCTGGTGGCGAAGCACTCGTCAGTCAGGTCATGGAGGCACTCGAGGAAGAGAGTCAATTCAAACCGTTGTATCCAGCAGAGTTACCCCTCAAGCAAAAAATCGAACGAATCGCAACGCGTGTCTATGGTGCTGCTGACGTACATTTTGAAGAAAAAGCATTGCGCGAACTTGAACGTTGTGCAGAACGTGGGCTGAATGACCTGCCGATTTGTATGGCGAAAACACCGTTTTCTTTAACGGATGATCCATCAAAATATGGTCGGGTCGAAGGATTTACCATCACCGTTCGTGAAATCAAGCCGGCCATCGGTGCCGGATTCATTATTGCTCTAACCGGGAATGTATTAACGATGCCGGGTCTTCCTAAAAAACCGGCTGCTAATCAGATGGGGATTTCTGAAGACGGAACAATCTTTGGTCTTTCGTAA
- a CDS encoding carbamoyl phosphate synthase small subunit, producing MNGVGTLMLANGTTYSGELVGTSSAKGEVVFFTGMTGYQEVLTDPSYRGQILVFTYPLIGQYGIAHDEAESNQIQVAGVIVQTLAQNGARTDFADWLAEADIPVLTGVDTRALVHQLRSSGDQMGSIEADVLHDEKRHQTGIASVSVQTMKTYELENADGHIVCLDYGVKKSMIEALLARGMRVTVVPFDTEASAIKRLQPDGLLFSNGPGNPDQLEPFLLEIKQLAMDYPTLGICMGHQIIAKAFGCQITKQHHGHRGANHPVRHLASGRVFMTSQNHGYVVEAESVAASELVTAYEHINDGSIEGLIHPSQPIMTVQFHPEANPGPTEAMVVFDQFVASVLSQEVAHVG from the coding sequence ATGAACGGGGTAGGTACATTAATGCTTGCAAATGGGACAACGTATTCAGGAGAGCTGGTCGGTACATCATCCGCTAAAGGAGAAGTCGTCTTTTTCACCGGTATGACCGGTTATCAAGAAGTATTGACGGACCCCTCTTACCGTGGACAAATCCTTGTTTTCACGTATCCGTTAATTGGGCAATACGGAATCGCCCATGATGAAGCAGAAAGTAATCAGATTCAAGTCGCGGGTGTCATCGTTCAAACGCTCGCACAAAACGGAGCACGAACGGATTTTGCCGACTGGTTAGCAGAAGCGGATATACCTGTCCTGACAGGAGTCGATACACGGGCGCTTGTCCATCAACTGCGATCATCTGGCGATCAAATGGGAAGTATTGAGGCAGACGTTTTGCACGACGAGAAACGCCATCAGACAGGAATCGCATCCGTCTCCGTCCAAACGATGAAAACATATGAACTCGAGAACGCTGATGGACATATCGTTTGTCTAGATTATGGCGTCAAAAAATCGATGATTGAAGCTTTACTGGCACGGGGTATGCGCGTGACAGTTGTTCCATTCGATACAGAAGCGTCCGCCATCAAAAGATTGCAACCGGACGGGCTGTTGTTCTCGAATGGTCCTGGAAATCCGGATCAACTTGAACCATTTCTCTTAGAAATTAAACAGCTCGCGATGGATTATCCGACGCTTGGCATTTGTATGGGGCATCAAATCATCGCGAAAGCCTTCGGCTGCCAAATCACGAAACAACATCACGGGCACCGGGGGGCAAACCACCCCGTCCGTCACCTTGCTTCCGGTCGTGTTTTTATGACCTCGCAGAATCATGGGTACGTCGTTGAGGCAGAGAGTGTTGCGGCGTCAGAGCTAGTTACGGCATACGAACATATTAACGATGGTTCGATTGAAGGATTGATTCATCCATCGCAACCAATCATGACAGTGCAGTTTCACCCAGAAGCAAATCCGGGACCGACAGAAGCAATGGTCGTGTTTGATCAATTCGTCGCCTCGGTTTTATCACAGGAGGTAGCCCATGTTGGATAA
- the argF gene encoding ornithine carbamoyltransferase, with protein MKTKHKLQHMLTLEELTAESLTELLELAKAVKQSPSDYQTALAGKKVALLFEKASTRTRISFEVGVVELGGYPVVLSGADMQIGRGEPLSDTIKVMSRYVDALMIRTFAHETVETLATHGTIPIINGLTDLHHPCQVLADLLTIEEHLGSRQGKILTYIGDGNNMAHSLLLGGALSGMEVRICSPDAYAPNEKIVAQAIEIAKATGGTIELFTDPVAAVKGAEVIYSDVFTSMGQESESIERLNAFAGYQVNLSLLREAADEVIFLHCLPAHRGEEVTADVIDGTHSVVFDQAENRLHAQKALMIELLGK; from the coding sequence ATGAAGACGAAGCACAAGTTACAACATATGTTGACGCTGGAAGAATTGACGGCTGAAAGTTTAACAGAGCTACTTGAGCTTGCAAAAGCAGTCAAACAATCCCCAAGCGACTATCAAACGGCACTGGCGGGAAAAAAGGTTGCGCTCTTATTCGAAAAAGCATCGACACGGACGCGGATATCATTTGAAGTCGGTGTCGTCGAACTAGGCGGATACCCGGTCGTCCTAAGTGGTGCTGACATGCAAATCGGACGCGGAGAACCGTTAAGCGATACGATCAAAGTCATGAGTCGTTACGTGGATGCATTGATGATTCGGACGTTTGCCCATGAGACGGTCGAAACGCTTGCTACGCATGGAACGATTCCCATCATTAACGGCCTGACGGATCTACATCATCCGTGCCAAGTACTTGCAGATTTGCTGACGATTGAAGAACACTTAGGTTCTCGTCAAGGCAAGATTTTGACGTATATCGGTGACGGAAACAATATGGCGCACTCCTTATTGCTCGGTGGAGCACTGAGTGGGATGGAAGTACGTATTTGTAGTCCGGATGCGTATGCGCCGAACGAAAAAATCGTTGCACAGGCGATAGAAATCGCGAAGGCGACAGGTGGAACAATCGAGCTCTTTACGGATCCCGTAGCAGCTGTAAAAGGTGCAGAAGTCATTTACAGTGATGTGTTTACGAGCATGGGGCAGGAGTCAGAGTCGATTGAACGCCTGAATGCCTTTGCAGGCTATCAAGTGAACCTATCTTTGCTTCGCGAGGCAGCAGATGAAGTCATCTTCTTACATTGTTTGCCGGCACACCGTGGGGAAGAGGTGACGGCTGATGTCATCGATGGGACGCACTCCGTTGTGTTCGATCAAGCAGAAAACCGTCTTCATGCTCAAAAAGCACTGATGATTGAGCTGCTAGGCAAGTAA
- a CDS encoding carbohydrate ABC transporter permease, with amino-acid sequence MSTAQPLPTADEQTPKHKPKKKSRYSLRLGIVEIAALIMGLLYMIPFYYVLSNSFKSRGDIFTNTSGLPKEWMASNYVDAWEAMNFGRVFLNSVIITVGANAIIVIFCSMAAWKLVRTKTRLSTIIFFLFVAAMIIPFQSIMIPLSKLSGQLGLQNSYWGLILMYLGFGSGLSIFLYHGFMKSIPEEIEEAAIIDGCSQWGVFWRIVFPLLKPITVTIIILNTLWIWNDFLLPSLMLRDIDLRTIPLATFYFFGQYTKQWDLALAGLVLGIIPLLLFFFAMQKQIIQGITSGSIK; translated from the coding sequence ATGAGTACGGCCCAACCTTTACCAACAGCAGATGAACAAACACCAAAACATAAACCGAAAAAAAAGAGTCGCTATTCACTCCGTTTAGGGATAGTTGAAATTGCGGCGCTCATCATGGGATTGCTCTATATGATTCCCTTTTACTATGTGCTGTCGAATTCGTTTAAGTCGCGCGGGGACATCTTTACGAACACATCCGGTCTTCCGAAAGAGTGGATGGCTTCAAACTATGTCGATGCCTGGGAAGCGATGAACTTCGGAAGAGTGTTCTTGAATTCCGTCATCATCACGGTCGGTGCCAATGCAATCATCGTTATTTTCTGTTCGATGGCGGCATGGAAACTCGTTCGGACGAAAACACGCTTGTCGACGATTATTTTCTTTTTGTTCGTCGCAGCGATGATCATTCCGTTCCAATCGATCATGATTCCGTTATCGAAGTTATCGGGTCAGCTCGGTTTGCAAAATAGTTACTGGGGCTTAATCTTGATGTATCTCGGCTTTGGATCCGGGTTATCGATTTTCTTGTATCATGGCTTCATGAAATCGATTCCGGAAGAAATCGAAGAAGCGGCAATTATTGATGGTTGCTCACAGTGGGGTGTCTTTTGGCGGATCGTCTTCCCACTTCTCAAGCCGATCACGGTCACAATCATCATTTTGAATACGCTTTGGATTTGGAATGACTTTTTGTTACCATCGTTGATGTTACGTGATATTGATTTACGGACGATTCCACTAGCGACATTTTATTTCTTCGGTCAGTACACGAAACAATGGGACTTGGCGCTTGCTGGACTCGTGCTTGGTATCATCCCGTTGTTGCTCTTCTTCTTCGCGATGCAAAAACAAATCATTCAAGGAATTACGAGTGGTTCCATCAAATAA
- the carB gene encoding carbamoyl-phosphate synthase (glutamine-hydrolyzing) large subunit → MLDNKKVMVIGSGPIVIGQAAEFDYSGTQACQTLREAGCEVILMNSNPATIMTDPSTADQVYIEAMTLEKATEIIERERPTHLLATVGGQTALNLSLTLDEAGILEQYGVSLLGTSLETIRDGEDRERFKQRMIELHQPLPDSQTIETIEELENFMEDHGVPLVIRPAFTLGGTGGGIATTKEEARTLAMNGLQASPISQCLVEVSIAGYKEVEYEVMRDAYDTTIIVCNMENIDPVGVHTGDSVVFAPIQSISDRMNQLLRTEARRIVSALGVIGGCNIQFAIHPTEHRYFVIEVNPRVSRSSALASKATGYPIAKLATRLALGERLDDCINPVTKETMASFEPALDYITAKVPCFPFDLFSGCDRALGTQMKATGESMAMGKTLEEALQKAWRGAGVEQAPLYPSWMREATSEQLWKEITTPTDLRLLAMLALLDRQATTQDELAAQTSIQPLFLELFARLLTIRDSLDLTKPVSIQQAKRHGFTDQQIADLTGVAAEDVHELRIAHDITPAFQMIDTCAAEFVSTTPYYYGSWSGRTEVLPSNQQKVAVIGAGPIRIGQGIEFDYCSVHAVRALQRAGYETIMINNNPETVSTDFEVADRLYVEPLTIEDVVHVLEAEQCQDVLVQFGGQTAISLAADLEARGYQLLGTTSDTIDAMEDRHRFYDFLDQLDIKHIPGEEVMTVDALKKTVMALGYPLIVRPSYVIGGKGMHILNDDAMLEALLPSLTFPVLLDAYIAGQELEVDCISDGTTSYVPIIMEQIEAAGVHSGDSTMVLPPKSASAQLQDEIERISKKIGQHLLYRGAFNIQFVVTGQQIYVLEINPRASRTLPIVAKVTGQPLLEWAVKAAIGQKIELPSERIELSFHAVKTPVFSTLKLTHVDPKTGPIMRSTGETLQWTENGHAKERFVFDETTKRHMTKPAHTIAGHGTEAWGQATPLGDFPVFDECVAFFSFIPEEKGLREQALAKGVHVITEQHLAEYYETVRDCASIPVKPLSEWMIKQKEWMKG, encoded by the coding sequence ATGTTGGATAACAAAAAAGTCATGGTCATTGGATCGGGACCAATCGTCATCGGTCAGGCGGCGGAATTTGATTACTCCGGAACGCAAGCATGTCAAACACTTCGGGAAGCGGGCTGCGAGGTCATTCTCATGAATTCGAATCCGGCTACGATCATGACGGATCCGTCGACGGCGGATCAAGTATATATCGAAGCGATGACACTCGAAAAGGCAACAGAAATCATCGAACGAGAACGCCCGACGCATTTACTTGCGACCGTTGGAGGACAGACAGCTTTGAATCTATCGCTCACGCTGGATGAAGCGGGCATCCTCGAGCAATATGGTGTTTCGTTGCTCGGAACATCGCTCGAAACGATTCGGGACGGAGAGGATCGTGAACGTTTCAAACAACGGATGATTGAATTACATCAACCACTCCCGGATAGTCAAACGATTGAAACGATTGAGGAACTGGAGAATTTCATGGAGGACCACGGTGTACCCCTTGTCATCCGTCCTGCATTCACATTAGGGGGAACCGGTGGTGGAATCGCGACGACGAAGGAAGAAGCACGTACGCTTGCGATGAACGGTCTGCAAGCAAGTCCGATTTCCCAGTGTTTGGTCGAAGTCAGTATCGCAGGTTACAAGGAAGTGGAATATGAAGTGATGCGTGATGCATACGATACGACGATTATCGTTTGCAACATGGAAAACATCGACCCAGTCGGTGTCCACACGGGCGACTCGGTTGTCTTTGCTCCAATCCAATCGATTTCTGATCGAATGAATCAACTTCTTCGGACCGAGGCACGTCGCATCGTTTCCGCACTCGGTGTGATCGGTGGTTGCAATATCCAATTTGCGATTCATCCGACAGAGCACCGGTATTTCGTCATCGAAGTCAACCCGCGTGTCAGTCGTTCTTCCGCCTTGGCCTCGAAGGCAACAGGGTATCCGATTGCAAAACTAGCGACACGTCTTGCGCTCGGTGAACGCTTGGATGACTGCATCAACCCCGTGACGAAAGAGACGATGGCGAGTTTTGAGCCGGCACTCGATTATATTACGGCGAAAGTACCATGTTTCCCATTTGATTTATTTTCAGGGTGTGACCGTGCGCTCGGAACACAGATGAAGGCGACCGGCGAAAGTATGGCGATGGGGAAAACGTTAGAAGAAGCACTGCAAAAAGCATGGCGTGGTGCCGGGGTCGAACAAGCACCACTCTACCCATCATGGATGCGTGAGGCGACGAGTGAGCAGTTGTGGAAAGAAATCACGACTCCAACCGATTTACGGTTGTTGGCGATGCTCGCCTTGCTCGATCGTCAGGCGACGACGCAGGACGAACTAGCGGCACAGACAAGTATCCAACCGCTCTTTTTAGAACTGTTTGCTCGGTTGCTGACGATACGCGACTCGCTCGACCTGACGAAGCCTGTGTCCATTCAACAAGCGAAACGGCACGGTTTTACCGATCAGCAAATTGCCGACCTCACAGGTGTGGCAGCGGAAGATGTCCACGAACTGCGGATAGCGCATGACATTACTCCTGCCTTCCAAATGATTGACACGTGCGCAGCAGAATTCGTCAGTACGACTCCTTATTACTACGGAAGTTGGTCTGGGCGAACTGAAGTACTCCCATCGAATCAACAAAAGGTCGCAGTCATCGGAGCGGGTCCGATTCGAATCGGACAAGGCATTGAATTTGATTACTGCTCCGTCCATGCGGTCCGCGCCTTACAACGTGCCGGGTACGAAACCATCATGATTAACAACAATCCGGAAACCGTTTCGACGGATTTCGAAGTGGCAGATCGCCTCTACGTTGAGCCGTTGACGATTGAGGATGTCGTTCATGTCTTAGAAGCAGAACAATGCCAAGATGTACTTGTTCAATTCGGGGGACAGACGGCAATCAGCTTAGCAGCCGATCTCGAAGCACGTGGGTATCAGTTATTAGGCACGACCTCAGACACGATTGATGCGATGGAAGACCGCCACCGGTTTTACGATTTTCTCGATCAATTAGATATTAAGCATATTCCGGGAGAAGAAGTCATGACAGTTGATGCGTTGAAGAAGACTGTGATGGCACTTGGTTATCCTTTAATCGTTCGTCCATCGTATGTGATTGGCGGGAAAGGGATGCATATCTTAAACGACGACGCGATGTTAGAAGCACTTTTACCATCGCTGACATTCCCAGTGCTACTCGATGCTTACATCGCAGGTCAAGAGTTGGAAGTCGATTGTATTTCAGATGGGACGACGAGTTACGTTCCAATCATTATGGAACAAATTGAGGCGGCAGGCGTTCATTCAGGTGACTCGACGATGGTTCTTCCGCCAAAGTCAGCCTCAGCTCAGCTGCAGGATGAAATCGAGCGGATCTCTAAAAAAATCGGTCAGCATCTCTTATACCGTGGAGCATTCAATATTCAATTCGTCGTCACGGGACAACAAATCTATGTTCTAGAAATTAATCCTCGCGCGTCACGGACATTACCGATCGTCGCGAAGGTAACGGGACAACCGTTACTTGAATGGGCTGTAAAGGCAGCGATCGGTCAAAAAATCGAATTGCCGTCAGAGCGGATCGAACTCTCTTTCCATGCGGTCAAGACACCGGTCTTCTCGACGTTGAAACTGACGCATGTCGATCCAAAAACGGGTCCAATCATGCGTTCGACTGGAGAAACGTTACAGTGGACAGAAAATGGTCATGCAAAGGAGCGTTTCGTATTCGATGAAACAACGAAACGTCACATGACCAAACCGGCGCATACGATTGCTGGTCACGGGACAGAAGCGTGGGGACAAGCGACGCCGCTCGGAGATTTCCCTGTGTTTGACGAGTGTGTTGCCTTTTTTTCTTTCATTCCTGAAGAAAAAGGACTCCGGGAACAAGCCCTTGCAAAAGGCGTTCATGTCATTACTGAGCAACATCTAGCCGAATATTACGAAACGGTTCGTGATTGTGCATCGATTCCAGTCAAGCCGTTAAGCGAATGGATGATCAAGCAAAAGGAGTGGATGAAAGGATGA